A DNA window from Providencia huaxiensis contains the following coding sequences:
- the brnQ gene encoding branched-chain amino acid transport system II carrier protein, protein MAHRLSSRDIIALGFMTFALFVGAGNIIFPPMVGLQAGEQVWTAALGFLVTGVGLPVLTVIALAKVGGGIEALSTPVGKTAGLLLAVVAYLSVGPLFATPRTATVSYKVGIAPLFGGESDLLLLIYSVVYFVLVIGISLYPGKLLDSVGHILAPVKMLALAILGIAAVMWPAGDPIPSTIEYREMAFSNGFINGYLTMDTLGAMVFGIVIVNAARSRGIENSSLLTRYTMWAGLIAGVLLTLVYLSLFKLGENSGSLIPNPADGADILHTYVQYTFGNYGSFFLAVLIFVACMVTAVGLTCACAEFFSRYVPISYRKLVLILGVFSMVISNLGLSKLIAFSLPVLVSIYPPCIVLILLSFTLKWWKNPTIVIAPTMLVSFVVGLIGAVKASDHLKGYIPEWMTAMPLYKQDLVWVLPTVVVMVVAILCDKFVAPAAQHKQV, encoded by the coding sequence ATGGCTCATCGTTTATCATCAAGAGATATCATCGCATTAGGCTTTATGACTTTTGCGTTATTCGTCGGGGCAGGGAACATTATCTTTCCCCCTATGGTTGGTTTGCAGGCAGGGGAACAAGTTTGGACTGCCGCACTAGGTTTTTTGGTTACTGGTGTGGGTCTACCTGTTTTAACGGTTATTGCGCTGGCTAAAGTAGGTGGGGGCATTGAAGCGCTCAGCACGCCTGTCGGCAAAACAGCAGGGTTACTACTAGCGGTTGTTGCTTATTTGTCTGTAGGGCCGCTATTTGCCACACCAAGAACGGCAACTGTGTCCTATAAAGTCGGCATCGCACCTTTATTCGGTGGTGAGTCCGATTTGCTGTTACTGATCTACAGCGTGGTTTACTTCGTTCTCGTTATCGGTATTTCATTATACCCAGGAAAATTGCTCGATAGCGTTGGGCACATTTTAGCGCCTGTAAAAATGTTAGCTCTGGCTATTTTGGGTATTGCGGCTGTTATGTGGCCAGCGGGGGACCCGATCCCTTCTACAATAGAATACCGTGAGATGGCTTTCTCGAACGGCTTTATCAATGGTTACCTGACAATGGATACCCTCGGTGCGATGGTATTTGGTATCGTTATTGTTAATGCTGCGCGTTCAAGGGGTATCGAAAATTCTTCATTATTAACCCGTTATACTATGTGGGCAGGGTTAATTGCAGGGGTATTATTAACGCTGGTCTATTTGTCACTGTTTAAGTTAGGTGAGAATAGTGGTTCGTTAATTCCAAACCCTGCGGATGGCGCTGATATTTTACATACCTATGTCCAATATACTTTTGGTAATTATGGTAGCTTCTTCCTTGCGGTATTAATCTTTGTTGCTTGTATGGTAACGGCTGTAGGCTTAACGTGTGCTTGTGCAGAGTTCTTTAGCCGCTATGTACCGATCTCTTACCGTAAACTGGTGCTGATCCTGGGTGTGTTCTCTATGGTGATCTCAAACTTAGGTTTAAGTAAGCTAATCGCCTTCTCATTACCGGTGCTAGTTTCAATTTATCCACCTTGTATCGTATTAATTTTATTAAGCTTTACTTTGAAGTGGTGGAAAAACCCTACGATAGTGATTGCACCGACAATGTTAGTCAGCTTTGTGGTCGGTCTAATTGGCGCCGTAAAAGCGTCAGATCATCTGAAAGGTTATATTCCTGAATGGATGACTGCAATGCCACTGTATAAGCAAGATTTAGTCTGGGTATTACCAACTGTTGTTGTGATGGTCGTGGCAATTTTATGCGATAAGTTTGTGGCACCCGCTGCGCAGCATAAACAAGTATAG
- a CDS encoding type II toxin-antitoxin system RelE/ParE family toxin, with the protein MNYLEFVETRIFSQQRKLIMEDNEFQLFQAFLLENYEYGDVISRSGGCRKIRWRALNKGKRGGVRVIYYNRTMSGRLYLLTIYTKNAKEDLNEQEKAILRAIIQKLA; encoded by the coding sequence ATGAATTATTTAGAGTTTGTTGAAACTAGAATTTTTAGTCAGCAACGTAAACTAATTATGGAAGATAATGAATTTCAATTATTTCAGGCCTTCTTATTAGAAAACTATGAGTATGGTGACGTAATAAGCCGCTCTGGAGGATGTAGAAAAATACGTTGGAGAGCCTTAAATAAAGGAAAACGTGGTGGTGTTAGGGTTATCTATTATAACAGAACCATGAGCGGTAGGTTGTATTTGCTTACGATTTATACTAAGAACGCAAAGGAAGATTTGAATGAACAAGAAAAAGCGATTTTACGAGCAATCATTCAAAAGCTTGCTTAA
- the nadS gene encoding NadS family protein: MGKKLFDDLVSSLEEMVAIEKGELVPASENIHRFELPDVKAIRKHSGMKQQEFAEAIGSSVDLVRSWEQQRRFPSGIALKLLYLLEKKPSLINELRAIHI, translated from the coding sequence ATGGGAAAAAAGCTTTTTGACGATTTAGTGAGTAGCTTAGAAGAGATGGTTGCTATCGAGAAAGGTGAATTAGTTCCTGCTAGTGAAAATATTCATCGCTTCGAACTACCAGATGTTAAAGCTATTCGTAAACACTCTGGTATGAAACAACAAGAGTTTGCAGAAGCGATAGGTTCTAGTGTTGATTTGGTCCGTAGCTGGGAACAACAACGTCGGTTTCCATCAGGAATAGCCCTCAAATTGTTGTATCTTTTAGAAAAGAAACCAAGCCTGATTAATGAGTTGAGGGCCATTCATATTTAA
- the ggt gene encoding gamma-glutamyltransferase — protein sequence MIKTSLRPAVLLLSLFLTSQLYAASEPAVEAKKGMVVSSQHLASQIGADILKSGGNAIDAAVAVGYAQAVVNPCCGNIGGGGFMTIHLADGKDLFINFRETAPGAASADMYLDKDGQLIKDASLYGYLASGVPGTVKGLDYALEKYGTMSRQQVMAPAIKLAREGFTLTRADTDVLDTTTERFKQDPEVARIFLKPDGSAFQPGDLLVQTDLANTLEKIAKNGPSAFYEGEIPKIVEEASKKNGGILTAKDFADFTITDTAPVSCTYRGYQFISAPPPSSGGVTICQTLNILEGYDLKEMGFNSADYIHTLTEAMRHAYMDRNTFLGDPKFVDNPTEKLLSKAYAEELRKEIKPNQATPSTQVQPGIGPHEKPETTHYSVVDEKGNAVSTTYTINGRFGSVVIPPGTGFFLNDEMDDFTTKVGEKNLYGLVQGERNSIAPGKRPLSSMSPTIVTKDGKVFLVLGSPGGSRIISITLQTALNIIDHGMPPQEAVNAPRIHHQWLPDEVYYEQRGVSKDTLALLDKMGYKMVEQTPWGAAELIMVAIPEGAGVSAKSSGNDSAVSGKVREGFIYGSNDVRRPAGSAVGVD from the coding sequence ATGATAAAAACATCATTACGCCCTGCGGTTCTACTTCTTTCCTTATTCCTTACCAGTCAACTATATGCCGCCTCCGAACCTGCGGTTGAAGCGAAAAAAGGCATGGTTGTTTCTTCCCAACACTTAGCATCACAAATTGGAGCGGATATTCTAAAGTCAGGCGGCAATGCCATTGATGCAGCGGTTGCGGTAGGGTATGCACAAGCGGTTGTTAACCCTTGTTGTGGCAATATCGGTGGTGGTGGCTTTATGACCATTCACCTAGCCGATGGCAAAGATTTATTCATCAACTTTAGAGAAACTGCCCCTGGTGCCGCTAGCGCAGATATGTATCTAGATAAAGATGGTCAGCTTATCAAAGATGCCAGCTTGTATGGCTACCTCGCATCTGGCGTACCCGGAACAGTCAAAGGCCTCGATTATGCCTTAGAAAAATATGGTACGATGAGCCGCCAGCAGGTGATGGCTCCTGCTATCAAATTAGCAAGGGAAGGTTTTACTCTAACCCGTGCAGATACCGATGTTCTCGACACCACAACAGAACGTTTTAAACAAGACCCAGAAGTCGCGCGTATCTTCTTAAAACCAGATGGCAGTGCCTTCCAACCAGGCGACTTATTAGTCCAAACCGATTTAGCTAACACACTAGAAAAAATTGCCAAAAATGGCCCATCTGCCTTTTATGAAGGAGAAATCCCCAAAATTGTTGAAGAAGCGTCCAAGAAAAATGGCGGGATTTTGACAGCAAAAGATTTTGCGGATTTTACCATCACAGATACAGCGCCAGTGAGCTGCACCTATAGAGGATATCAATTTATTTCAGCACCACCTCCTAGTTCAGGCGGGGTAACTATCTGCCAAACGCTTAATATCTTAGAAGGGTATGACCTCAAAGAAATGGGCTTTAACTCTGCGGACTATATTCATACTCTTACAGAAGCAATGCGCCATGCTTACATGGATAGAAATACCTTCTTAGGTGACCCTAAATTTGTCGATAACCCGACGGAAAAATTACTGAGTAAAGCCTATGCGGAAGAGTTACGTAAAGAAATCAAACCCAATCAAGCAACGCCATCAACCCAAGTTCAACCGGGAATAGGGCCACACGAAAAACCAGAGACAACGCATTACTCTGTAGTAGATGAAAAAGGAAATGCTGTTTCAACGACTTACACGATTAATGGCCGGTTTGGTTCCGTCGTTATCCCTCCGGGGACAGGGTTCTTCTTAAACGATGAAATGGATGATTTCACCACGAAAGTCGGCGAGAAGAATTTATATGGCTTAGTACAAGGGGAACGCAACTCTATTGCTCCAGGTAAGCGCCCATTATCCTCCATGAGCCCGACTATCGTGACGAAAGATGGCAAGGTATTTTTAGTTCTCGGTTCACCGGGAGGCTCACGGATTATTTCAATTACGCTGCAAACCGCTTTAAATATTATCGACCATGGTATGCCGCCACAAGAAGCGGTTAATGCACCACGCATTCACCACCAGTGGCTCCCTGATGAGGTTTATTATGAGCAAAGAGGCGTTTCTAAAGACACCTTAGCGCTGCTGGACAAAATGGGATACAAGATGGTTGAACAAACACCATGGGGTGCCGCTGAGTTGATTATGGTCGCGATCCCAGAAGGCGCGGGCGTCAGTGCTAAATCTTCCGGTAATGATTCAGCTGTATCTGGAAAAGTTCGCGAAGGTTTTATTTATGGCTCTAACGATGTACGCCGTCCAGCAGGTAGTGCAGTTGGGGTTGATTAA
- a CDS encoding peroxiredoxin C yields the protein MVLVTRQAPDFTAAAVLGNGEIVDNFNLKTHLNGRPAVIFFWPMDFTFVCPSELIAFDHRYEEFKKRGVEVVGVSFDSEFVHNAWRKTPVDNGGIGEVKYPMVADIKREIIKAYGIEHPDAGVALRGSFLVDKNGVVRHQVVNDLPLGRNIDEMLRMVDALQFHEEHGDVCPAQWEKGQEGMNASPKGVADYLTKNSAKL from the coding sequence ATGGTTCTGGTAACACGTCAAGCCCCTGACTTTACTGCTGCAGCTGTTTTAGGTAATGGTGAAATTGTTGATAACTTCAACCTGAAAACCCACCTGAACGGCCGTCCAGCTGTGATCTTCTTCTGGCCAATGGACTTTACTTTCGTTTGTCCGTCAGAACTGATCGCATTCGACCACCGCTACGAAGAATTCAAAAAACGTGGCGTAGAAGTTGTTGGTGTTTCTTTTGACTCTGAGTTTGTTCATAACGCATGGCGTAAAACACCTGTCGATAACGGCGGTATTGGTGAAGTTAAATACCCAATGGTTGCTGATATCAAACGTGAAATCATCAAAGCTTACGGTATCGAACACCCAGATGCAGGCGTTGCACTGCGTGGTTCTTTCCTCGTTGACAAAAACGGCGTTGTCCGTCACCAAGTCGTTAATGACCTGCCATTAGGCCGTAACATTGACGAAATGCTGCGTATGGTTGACGCGCTGCAATTCCACGAAGAGCACGGAGATGTTTGCCCAGCTCAGTGGGAAAAAGGCCAAGAAGGTATGAATGCATCTCCAAAAGGCGTTGCTGACTACCTGACTAAAAACTCTGCAAAACTGTAA
- a CDS encoding acyl carrier protein phosphodiesterase: MNYLAHLHLAHLADSSLLGNIMADYVRGNPTGLYSSDIVSGIFMHRAVDRTTDTHPLVKEAKLLFREEYRRVAPITLDLVWDHFLSLHWSTIEPSIPLADFVRDCRKIIEPQLCHTPEKFQELNEYLWPQQWLIHYADKNYIGKSLNGMAKRRPKLSALSGSFNDFLLQYDALENIFFQFYPQMMANALQHFFVQSVTINTKE; the protein is encoded by the coding sequence GTGAATTATTTAGCTCACCTCCACCTGGCCCACCTCGCTGACAGCTCCTTGCTCGGCAACATCATGGCTGACTATGTCCGCGGTAACCCTACGGGCCTTTATTCATCCGACATTGTCTCTGGTATCTTTATGCATCGAGCCGTCGACCGCACTACAGATACCCACCCTTTAGTCAAAGAAGCTAAACTACTGTTTCGCGAGGAATACCGTCGAGTCGCTCCTATTACATTAGATTTAGTTTGGGACCATTTTTTATCTTTGCATTGGTCAACTATTGAGCCATCAATACCGCTAGCGGACTTTGTACGGGACTGCCGAAAAATAATTGAGCCTCAGCTTTGTCATACCCCTGAAAAGTTTCAGGAGCTAAATGAATATCTTTGGCCCCAACAGTGGCTGATACACTACGCAGATAAAAATTATATTGGAAAATCACTCAATGGAATGGCAAAACGGCGTCCCAAGCTCAGTGCGTTAAGTGGTTCATTTAACGACTTTTTATTGCAGTATGATGCGTTGGAAAATATTTTTTTTCAATTTTACCCACAAATGATGGCCAATGCGCTGCAACATTTTTTTGTACAGAGTGTCACAATTAACACAAAGGAATAA
- the queA gene encoding tRNA preQ1(34) S-adenosylmethionine ribosyltransferase-isomerase QueA has product MRVSDFTFELPEELIAHYPQAERSACRLLSLDGGSGQLTHGVFTDILEKLERGDLLVFNNTRVIPARLFGRKVSGGKIEVLIERMLDEHRVLAHVRASKAPKEGAELLLGEDESVKATMVARHGALFELRFDDERDVLSILNQIGHMPLPPYIDRPDEESDKELYQTVYSEKPGAVAAPTAGLHFDEPLLEALRQKGVEMAFVTLHVGAGTFQPVRVDTIEDHIMHSEYAEVPQEVVDAVLACKARGNRVIAVGTTSVRSLESAAKVSQGALIAPFFDDTQIFIYPGYEYQVIDALITNFHLPESTLIMLVSAFAGYKNTMNAYKEAVEQKYRFFSYGDAMFITPNAHASSEKIGE; this is encoded by the coding sequence ATGCGTGTTTCTGATTTTACTTTTGAATTACCTGAAGAACTAATTGCCCATTATCCACAGGCTGAGCGTAGCGCTTGCCGCTTATTAAGCTTAGATGGTGGCTCAGGGCAGCTCACGCATGGTGTTTTTACCGATATTCTAGAAAAATTGGAGCGCGGTGACTTGCTGGTGTTCAATAACACTCGCGTGATCCCTGCACGGTTATTTGGGCGTAAAGTTAGCGGCGGTAAAATTGAAGTTTTGATTGAGCGTATGTTGGATGAACACCGCGTACTTGCTCATGTTAGGGCATCAAAAGCACCAAAAGAAGGGGCTGAATTACTGCTAGGCGAAGATGAAAGCGTGAAGGCAACGATGGTTGCGCGTCATGGTGCATTGTTTGAACTACGTTTCGACGATGAACGTGATGTATTAAGCATTCTAAACCAAATTGGTCATATGCCTCTGCCGCCTTATATCGATCGCCCTGATGAAGAGTCAGATAAAGAACTTTATCAAACCGTGTATAGCGAAAAACCGGGTGCTGTGGCAGCACCAACGGCAGGCTTGCACTTTGATGAACCGTTACTTGAAGCATTGCGCCAAAAAGGCGTAGAAATGGCGTTTGTGACATTGCATGTGGGAGCCGGTACTTTTCAACCTGTGCGTGTTGATACTATCGAAGATCACATTATGCATTCGGAATATGCAGAAGTGCCACAAGAGGTCGTAGACGCTGTTTTAGCCTGTAAAGCACGAGGCAATCGCGTTATTGCTGTTGGAACGACGTCTGTTCGGTCGCTAGAAAGTGCCGCAAAAGTGAGCCAAGGTGCTTTAATTGCTCCATTTTTTGATGATACCCAAATCTTTATTTACCCTGGGTATGAATATCAGGTGATAGATGCGCTAATCACCAACTTCCACTTACCTGAATCTACATTAATTATGTTGGTTTCTGCGTTTGCTGGATACAAAAACACCATGAATGCGTATAAAGAAGCGGTGGAACAAAAATACCGTTTCTTTAGTTACGGTGATGCGATGTTCATCACGCCGAATGCGCATGCCAGTTCCGAGAAAATTGGTGAGTAA
- the tgt gene encoding tRNA guanosine(34) transglycosylase Tgt, with the protein MKYELQTTDGNARRGRLVFERGVVETPAFMPVGTYGTVKGMTPEEVKETGAQILLGNTFHLWLRPGQEIMKLHGDLHDFMQWQGPILTDSGGFQVFSLGAMRKIKEEGVHFRNPINGEKVFLSPEKSMEIQYDLGSDIVMIFDECTPYPADWDYAKTSMEMSLRWAARSRQRFDELNNKNALFGIIQGSVYEDLRDISVKGLVEIGFDGYAVGGLAVGEPKEDMHRILEHVCPQIPAEKPRYLMGVGKPEDLVEGVRRGIDMFDCVMPTRNARNGHLFVTNGVVKIRNAKYKSDTSTLDADCDCYTCRHYSRAYLHHLDRCNEILGARLNTIHNLRYYQRLMAGIRQAIENGNFEEFAKDFYQKIGKPEPSLNIE; encoded by the coding sequence GTGAAATACGAATTACAGACGACCGATGGCAATGCACGCCGTGGTCGCTTAGTGTTTGAGCGCGGCGTGGTGGAAACCCCTGCATTTATGCCAGTAGGAACCTACGGTACGGTTAAAGGCATGACTCCCGAAGAAGTCAAAGAGACTGGCGCGCAAATCTTATTGGGGAATACTTTCCACCTGTGGTTACGCCCAGGTCAAGAAATCATGAAGTTACATGGCGACCTCCATGACTTTATGCAATGGCAAGGCCCAATTTTGACCGACTCAGGTGGTTTTCAGGTCTTTAGCCTTGGTGCGATGCGCAAAATTAAAGAAGAAGGTGTGCACTTCCGTAACCCTATCAACGGTGAAAAGGTCTTCTTAAGCCCTGAAAAGTCGATGGAAATCCAGTATGACCTCGGCTCAGACATTGTCATGATTTTTGACGAATGTACGCCATACCCTGCGGATTGGGACTATGCAAAGACATCAATGGAAATGTCGCTGCGTTGGGCTGCACGTAGCCGTCAACGTTTTGACGAACTGAACAACAAAAATGCACTGTTTGGTATCATTCAAGGCAGTGTTTACGAAGATTTACGTGATATTTCAGTTAAGGGGCTGGTGGAAATCGGCTTTGATGGGTACGCTGTAGGCGGCTTAGCCGTAGGCGAACCGAAAGAAGATATGCACCGTATTTTAGAACATGTTTGCCCGCAAATTCCGGCAGAAAAACCACGCTATTTAATGGGCGTAGGAAAACCGGAAGACTTAGTGGAAGGTGTTCGCCGCGGTATTGATATGTTCGATTGCGTGATGCCAACGCGAAATGCACGAAATGGACATTTATTTGTGACAAATGGCGTGGTAAAAATTCGTAATGCTAAGTATAAATCAGACACATCAACACTGGATGCTGATTGTGACTGCTATACTTGTCGTCATTATAGCCGTGCTTACCTGCATCACCTTGATAGATGTAATGAAATTCTTGGTGCAAGGCTCAATACCATTCATAATTTACGTTATTACCAACGCTTGATGGCCGGTATTCGCCAAGCCATTGAAAATGGGAATTTTGAAGAGTTTGCTAAAGATTTTTACCAAAAGATTGGTAAACCCGAACCTTCATTAAATATCGAGTGA
- the yajC gene encoding preprotein translocase subunit YajC: MSFFISEAAASAGAPAQGSPYTMVIMLVVFALIFYFMILRPQQKRAKEHRKLMESITKGDEVLTTGGLIGRVTKVSETGYVVLELSENTEVTIKRDFVAAVLPKGTMKAI; this comes from the coding sequence ATGAGTTTTTTTATTTCTGAAGCAGCGGCATCAGCAGGTGCACCAGCGCAAGGTAGTCCATACACGATGGTTATCATGCTTGTTGTTTTCGCGCTGATCTTCTATTTCATGATTTTGCGTCCACAGCAAAAACGTGCGAAAGAACACCGTAAATTGATGGAATCTATCACTAAAGGTGATGAAGTTTTAACAACTGGTGGTTTAATCGGACGTGTAACTAAAGTGTCTGAAACCGGTTATGTGGTTCTTGAGCTGAGTGAGAACACAGAAGTAACCATCAAACGTGATTTCGTTGCTGCTGTTTTACCTAAAGGCACAATGAAAGCAATTTAA